A single window of Ananas comosus cultivar F153 linkage group 19, ASM154086v1, whole genome shotgun sequence DNA harbors:
- the LOC109725072 gene encoding CBL-interacting protein kinase 6-like, translating into MAEQLMREISAMKTLRHPNVLELYDVMASRSKIYLAMELAGGGDLFSRIAAGRRLPEDAARHFFRQLVSAVAFCHSRGVCHRDLKPENLLLLDVDGSPLPTLKVADFGLSAPLAGCLLRTACGTPAYTAPEVLRKRGYDGRKADAWSCGVVLYVLLAGFLPFLDDDIIRMHKKMLRSDFRCPPWLSADARRVLTGLLDPDPDSRTTIAKLAEAPWLKKCPIPRGLSQSTEKWKRKEAAAEEEEAAATMNAFHLIALSEGFDLSPLFAESGGEEEEEMRAAAKKERARGVVSTLERVARARVTIAAAAAAAAAAAAAVEVFPVTPFCRDELRPAVKFVMWAESETQVSAA; encoded by the coding sequence ATGGCCGAGCAGCTGATGCGCGAGATCTCAGCGATGAAGACGCTCCGCCACCCGAACGTGCTCGAGCTGTATGACGTCATGGCGAGCCGCTCGAAGATCTACCTCGCAATGgagctggccggcggcggcgacctCTTCTCCCGcatcgccgccggccgccgcctaCCCGAGGACGCCGCCCGCCACTTCTTCCGGCAGCTCGTCTCCGCCGTCGCCTTCTGCCACTCCCGCGGCGTCTGCCACCGCGACCTCAAGCCCGagaacctcctcctcctcgacgtCGACGGCAGCCCCCTCCCCACCCTCAAGGTGGCAGACTTCGGCCTCAGCGCCCCCCTCGCCGGCTGCCTCCTCCGCACCGCCTGCGGCACGCCGGCCTACACCGCGCCGGAAGTCCTGCGGAAGAGAGGATACGACGGGCGGAAGGCCGACGCGTGGTCGTGCGGCGTCGTCCTCTACGTGCTTCTCGCGGGCTTTCTGCCATTTCTAGACGACGACATCATCCGCATGCATAAGAAGATGCTGAGAAGCGACTTCCGCTGCCCGCCGTGGCTCTCGGCCGACGCGCGGAGGGTGCTGACGGGCTTGCTCGATCCCGATCCCGATAGCAGGACGACGATCGCGAAGCTTGCGGAGGCGCCGTGGCTCAAGAAGTGCCCGATCCCGCGAGGTTTGTCGCAATCCACGGAGAAGTGGAAGaggaaggaggcggcggcggaggaggaggaggcggcggcgacgatgaACGCGTTTCATTTGATTGCGTTGTCGGAGGGATTCGACCTGTCGCCGCTTTTCGCGGAGAGcggcggggaggaggaggaagagatgAGGGCGGCCGCGAAGAAGGAGAGGGCGAGGGGAGTGGTTTCGACGCTGGAGAGAGTGGCGAGGGCTAGGGTGACGATcgcagcagcggcagcggcggcagcagcggcagcagcagcagttgaAGTTTTTCCGGTGACGCCGTTCTGCCGTGATGAGCTCCGGCCTGCTGTTAAGTTCGTAATGTGGGCGGAGTCAGAAACTCAAGTTTCTGCTGCTTAA